Proteins encoded by one window of Hyphomicrobium nitrativorans NL23:
- a CDS encoding MFS transporter: protein MAAHGGVGPEARHSEVAPGEIAVGVFIGRTSEYFDFFVYAIASVIVFPKLLFPHVDALTGTLYSFAIFALAFIARPFGTAIFMAVDRAYGKGVKMTISLFMLGTATVAIAFLPGYESIGAIAIWLLAIARISQGIALGGTWDGLASLLILNAPEKKQGWYAMIPQLGAPAGLIVASALFAFFVGNLSSQDFFDWGWRYPFFVAFAINVVALFARLRIVSTSEYSELFENRELQPARVRDTLRAEGGHVLAGAFAPLASFALFHMVTVFPLSWVYLFTSEAIARFLIIQTIAGFFGLAAIFASGMIADRIGRRSLLMGTALAIAAFSGFAPQLLDAGPVGESAFMILGFILLGLSFGQSSGVVAHGFSKAYRYTGSAITTDLAWLFGAGFAPLVALMLSSNFGLMSAGAYLLSGAVCTVIALWLSERIGATKADET from the coding sequence ATGGCAGCACATGGCGGGGTCGGGCCCGAGGCGCGTCATAGCGAAGTCGCCCCCGGCGAGATCGCGGTCGGTGTGTTCATCGGTCGCACGTCCGAGTACTTCGACTTCTTCGTGTATGCGATCGCGTCGGTCATCGTGTTTCCGAAGCTGCTGTTTCCGCATGTCGATGCACTGACCGGGACGCTCTACTCGTTTGCCATATTTGCGCTGGCCTTCATCGCCCGCCCGTTCGGCACAGCGATCTTCATGGCGGTGGATCGGGCCTACGGCAAAGGCGTTAAGATGACGATCTCGCTGTTCATGCTCGGCACGGCGACCGTCGCCATCGCGTTCCTGCCCGGTTACGAGAGCATCGGTGCGATCGCGATCTGGCTTCTGGCCATTGCGCGGATCAGTCAGGGCATTGCACTCGGCGGCACATGGGACGGGCTCGCGTCTCTCCTGATCCTCAATGCGCCGGAGAAGAAGCAGGGCTGGTATGCGATGATCCCTCAGCTCGGCGCGCCTGCCGGTCTCATCGTCGCGAGCGCGCTGTTCGCCTTCTTCGTCGGCAATCTTTCGAGCCAGGATTTCTTCGACTGGGGTTGGCGCTATCCGTTCTTCGTCGCGTTCGCCATCAACGTCGTGGCGCTCTTTGCGCGCCTTAGAATCGTTTCAACGTCGGAATACTCGGAGCTGTTCGAGAACCGCGAGCTTCAGCCCGCTCGCGTGCGCGATACGCTGAGGGCGGAGGGTGGCCACGTGCTCGCGGGAGCGTTCGCGCCGCTCGCAAGCTTCGCTCTCTTCCATATGGTGACGGTGTTCCCACTGTCGTGGGTGTACCTCTTTACCAGCGAGGCGATTGCGCGCTTTCTGATCATCCAGACCATCGCCGGTTTCTTCGGCCTGGCCGCAATCTTTGCATCCGGCATGATCGCAGACCGGATCGGCCGTCGCTCGCTGTTGATGGGGACGGCGCTTGCCATTGCCGCATTCAGCGGGTTCGCGCCGCAGCTGCTCGACGCGGGACCCGTGGGCGAGTCGGCGTTTATGATCCTCGGTTTCATCCTCCTGGGGCTTTCGTTCGGACAGTCCTCGGGCGTTGTTGCGCACGGCTTCTCGAAAGCCTACCGCTACACCGGCTCTGCGATCACGACCGATCTCGCGTGGCTGTTCGGCGCGGGGTTCGCTCCCCTCGTGGCGCTTATGCTGTCTTCGAACTTCGGTTTGATGTCGGCTGGCGCCTATCTGCTGTCGGGTGCCGTCTGCACGGTGATCGCGCTTTGGCTCAGCGAGCGGATCGGAGCGACGAAGGCTGACGAGACGTAG
- a CDS encoding glucan biosynthesis protein yields MSGVNRREIFRTGMAAATLLAIPANARHAFAARENDAKPFSFDALIRRARERSHRAYIAAPRPMPAVVEQIDYEAHGEIKFRAEEAPFANGDGAYPVTFFHLGRYFGNAVQMHLVTNGMAREFEYRAELFDMPPDSPAQALPPDSGFAGFRFQEWNRSDDWRTQDWVAFLGASYFRAIGGLGQYGLSARGIAIDAAVPGRDEEFPAFTEFYIESADRPGAPVVVYALLDGPSVTGAFRFSMVRGLDRTKGVVMDVESRIFLRTDVERLGLIPLTSMFWYGEYGGQQLNDWRPEVHDSDGLAIWTENEERIWRPLNNPPATTVSAFTGANPKGFGLLQRDRNFSNYQDGVRYDRRPSLWVEPLQPLGEGAVQLLEIPTDDEIHDNVGAFWVPAEPAKAGNGYALAYRLHWTNDEPYPADNIAQTVATRVGRGGEPGKPRPANAYRFAVEFDRPEVMTRIPYGIFPDVVVTSSAGRIVRTFAEPVPDGNIWRAVFDIEIEPDVVADMRLYLELDGQPLTETWLYQFQSRIMTPT; encoded by the coding sequence CCTTCGCCGCGCGTGAGAACGATGCCAAGCCGTTCTCGTTCGACGCGTTGATCCGCCGTGCACGCGAACGATCTCATCGCGCATATATCGCCGCCCCAAGGCCGATGCCCGCCGTTGTCGAACAGATCGACTACGAGGCCCACGGCGAGATCAAGTTTCGCGCGGAAGAGGCACCCTTCGCAAACGGCGACGGCGCGTATCCGGTGACGTTCTTCCACTTGGGGCGCTACTTCGGCAATGCCGTCCAGATGCATCTCGTGACGAACGGCATGGCCCGCGAATTCGAGTATCGCGCCGAGCTTTTCGACATGCCGCCGGATAGCCCCGCGCAGGCGTTACCGCCCGACTCCGGGTTCGCGGGCTTCCGATTCCAGGAATGGAACCGCTCCGACGACTGGCGCACGCAGGATTGGGTCGCATTCCTCGGCGCGTCCTATTTCCGCGCAATCGGCGGCCTGGGACAATACGGCCTCTCCGCGCGCGGCATAGCGATCGACGCGGCCGTCCCCGGCCGGGACGAGGAATTCCCCGCCTTCACCGAATTCTATATCGAAAGCGCGGATCGACCCGGCGCACCCGTCGTCGTCTACGCTCTCCTTGATGGCCCAAGCGTCACAGGCGCATTCCGCTTCTCGATGGTGCGCGGACTGGACCGCACGAAGGGCGTCGTCATGGACGTCGAGAGCAGGATTTTCCTCCGCACGGACGTGGAGCGTTTGGGACTCATCCCCCTCACCTCCATGTTCTGGTATGGCGAGTACGGCGGACAACAGTTGAACGACTGGCGTCCGGAAGTTCACGATTCCGATGGCCTCGCGATCTGGACCGAAAACGAAGAGCGGATCTGGCGCCCGCTCAACAACCCGCCCGCAACGACAGTCTCAGCATTCACGGGCGCAAATCCGAAAGGCTTCGGCCTGCTTCAGCGCGATCGCAATTTCAGCAATTACCAGGACGGCGTGCGATACGACCGGCGGCCGAGCCTGTGGGTCGAGCCGTTGCAGCCGCTCGGCGAAGGCGCAGTTCAACTTCTGGAAATTCCGACGGACGACGAGATCCACGACAACGTCGGTGCGTTCTGGGTGCCCGCGGAGCCCGCGAAGGCGGGCAACGGTTATGCGCTGGCCTATCGCCTGCACTGGACGAACGACGAGCCCTATCCCGCCGACAACATCGCGCAAACCGTCGCCACGCGCGTCGGCCGCGGCGGCGAGCCCGGCAAACCGAGACCGGCCAATGCGTATCGTTTCGCCGTCGAGTTCGATCGTCCGGAGGTGATGACGCGCATTCCCTACGGCATCTTCCCGGACGTCGTGGTGACGAGTTCCGCTGGCAGGATCGTGAGAACCTTCGCCGAGCCCGTACCGGACGGCAACATCTGGCGCGCAGTGTTCGACATCGAGATCGAGCCCGACGTCGTCGCCGACATGCGCCTTTATCTGGAACTCGACGGACAGCCGCTGACGGAAACGTGGCTCTATCAGTTCCAGAGCCGCATCATGACACCGACATGA